A region from the Populus trichocarpa isolate Nisqually-1 chromosome 18, P.trichocarpa_v4.1, whole genome shotgun sequence genome encodes:
- the LOC7488940 gene encoding putative ABC transporter B family member 8 isoform X4 encodes MHASVFFSGLAFATYFSWRLSLVAFPTLLLLIIPGMIYGKYLLYLSKKARTEYGKANSIVERALSSIKTIYSFTAEKRIIDRYSAILDRTTKLGIKQGIAKGLAVGSTGLSFAIWAFLAWYGSHLVMYKGESGGRIYAAGISFILSGLSLGIALPDLKYFTEASVAATRIFKRIDRVPEIDSEDTKGRVLDKIQGQIVFQNVSFTYPCRPDAVVLKDFNLKVEAGKTVALVGASGSGKSTAIALLQRFYDVDSGIVKIDGVDLRTLNLKWIRGQMGLVSQDHALFGTSIKENIMFGKLDATMDEIMAAAMAANAHNFIRQLPEGYETKVGERGALLSGGQKQRIAIARAIIKNPVILLLDEATSALDSESETLVQNALDQASMGRTTLVVAHKLSTVRNADLIAVVDNGSIIEIGSHNDLINIQNGHYAKLAKLQRQFSCDEQEQNPEIRFSSVTSSAARQSTGKSSPTIFASPLPVDDSPKPVHIPAPSFSRLLSLNAPEWKQGLMGSISAITFGAVQPVYALTVGGMIAALFAPNHDEVRDRIRLYSLIFCSLSLFSIIINLVQHYNFAYMGERLTKRIRLRMLEKILGFETAWFDEEENSSGALCLRLSAEASMVKTLIADRVCLLVQTTSAVTIAMIMGLVVAWKLAIVMIAVQPLTILCFYTKKILLSSISTNFVKAQNRSTQIAVEAVYNHRIVTSFASVGKVLQLFDEAQEEPRKEGRKKSWLAGIGMGSAQCLTFMSWALDFWFGGTLVEKGEISAGDVFKTFFILVSTGKVIAEAGSMTSDLSKGSTAVASVFKILDRQSLIPGSYHAGDGSSGTKLEKLGGKIEMKKIDFAYPSRPETLILRQFCLEVKPGTSVGLVGKSGCGKSTVIGLIQRFYDVEKGSVRVDGVDIRELDIQWFRKRTALVSQEPVLYSGSIRENIMFGKLDASENEVVEAARAANAHEFISSLKEGYETECGERGVQLSGGQKQRIAIARAILRNPTILLLDEATSALDVQSEQVVQEALDRIMVRRTTIVVAHRLNTIKNLDSIAFVADGKVVERGTYAQLKNKRGAFFDLASLQT; translated from the exons ATGCACGCGTCTGTATTCTTCTCGGGACTTGCCTTTGCCACATACTTTTCATGGAGACTGTCTTTAGTAGCCTTCccaactcttcttcttctaatcATCCCTGGAATGATATACGGAAAATACCTTCTCTACTTGTCAAAGAAAGCTCGGACGGAGTATGGCAAAGCAAACTCCATCGTGGAGCGGGCATTAAGTTCCATCAAGACTATTTATTCATTCACTGCCGAGAAGAGAATCATCGATAGGTATTCAGCAATATTGGATAGAACAACAAAATTGGGAATCAAGCAGGGTATAGCCAAAGGTCTTGCTGTTGGGAGTACAGGGCTTTCTTTTGCAATATGGGCTTTCCTTGCTTGGTATGGAAGTCATTTGGTCATGTACAAAGGAGAAAGTGGAGGGAGGATCTATGCTGCTGGCATTTCCTTCATATTGAGTGGACT ATCCCTTGGAATTGCACTTCCTGATCTGAAGTACTTCACAGAAGCTTCTGTTGCTGCTACACGGATATTCAAAAGGATTGATAGAGTTCCAGAAATCGATAGCGAAGACACAAAAGGACGTGTATTAGACAAAATCCAAGGCCAAATTGTATTCCAGAATGTCAGTTTCACATACCCTTGTCGTCCAGATGCCGTTGTTCTCAAAGATTTCAACCTGAAAGTTGAGGCAGGAAAAACAGTAGCTCTTGTTGGAGCAAGTGGGAGTGGAAAGTCCACAGCAATTGCGTTACTCCAGCGTTTCTATGATGTTGATAGTGGCATTGTCAAGATTGATGGTGTTGATCTAAGAACATTGAATTTGAAATGGATAAGAGGACAAATGGGTCTTGTTAGTCAAGACCATGCTTTGTTTGGGACTTCAATAAAAGAGAATATCATGTTTGGGAAGCTTGATGCCACCATGGATGAAATCATGGCTGCGGCTATGGCTGCAAATGCTCACAACTTTATAAGGCAGCTTCCAGAGGGGTATGAAACAAAG GTTGGTGAAAGAGGAGCACTCCTATCTGGGGGACAAAAGCAGCGAATTGCCATTGCTAGAGCAATAATCAAGAACCCTGTGATTCTCCTACTTGATGAAGCAACCAGTGCTCTTGACTCTGAATCAGAAACACTGGTCCAAAATGCACTTGATCAAGCCTCCATGGGAAGAACTACACTG GTTGTTGCACACAAGCTCTCTACAGTTCGAAATGCAGACCTCATTGCAGTCGTTGACAATGGTAGCATCATTGAAATAGGTTCCCACAATGATCTCATCAACATACAAAATGGCCACTATGCCAAACTGGCAAAGTTACAGAGACAATTCAGCTGTGATGAGCAAGAACAAAATCCTGAAATTCGCTTTTCTTCAGTTACTAGTAGTGCTGCTAGGCAAAGTACAGGAAAATCAAGTCCAACCATCTTTGCTTCACCATTGCCTGTTGATGATAGCCCAAAACCAGTGCACATCCCCGCGCCTTCCTTCTCTCGGCTTCTTTCTTTAAATGCCCCTGAATGGAAGCAAGGCCTGATGGGAAGTATTTCAGCTATAACATTTGGTGCTGTGCAACCTGTCTATGCGTTAACCGTTGGTGGAATGATTGCAGCTCTCTTTGCACCAAACCATGATGAAGTGCGTGACCGAATACGTTTATACTCTTTAATATTCTGTTCTCTTTCCTTGTTCTCCATCATTATAAACCTTGTGCAACACTACAATTTTGCATACATGGGTGAGAGGCTAACCAAGAGAATTCGATTGAGAATGCTAGAGAAGATCTTGGGTTTTGAGACAGCTTGGTTTGATGAAGAGGAAAACTCTAGCGGGGCTTTATGTCTAAGATTGAGCGCTGAAGCCTCCATGGTTAAAACCCTTATCGCAGACAGAGTTTGTTTATTAGTTCAAACCACTTCTGCAGTTACTATAGCAATGATAATGGGGCTAGTCGTGGCTTGGAAGCTTGCAATTGTTATGATAGCGGTGCAACCCCTCACCATTCTGTGTTTCTACACGAAGAAAATTTTGCTGTCTAGTATTTCAACAAATTTTGTCAAGGCACAAAATCGAAGCACTCAAATTGCAGTGGAAGCGGTCTATAATCATAGAATTGTGACATCATTTGCGAGTGTGGGAAAGGTACTTCAACTTTTTGACGAGGCTCAGGAGGAACCAAGGAAGGAGGGCAGGAAAAAGTCGTGGCTAGCAGGAATTGGCATGGGATCTGCTCAGTGCCTAACTTTCATGTCATGGGCTCTAGACTTCTGGTTTGGAGGTACTCTAGTGGAAAAGGGAGAGATATCGGCAGGAGATGTGTTCAAgacatttttcattttagtgaGCACCGGGAAGGTTATAGCTGAGGCAGGGAGCATGACTTCAGATTTATCCAAAGGTTCAACAGCAGTGGCTTCTGTGTTCAAGATTCTGGACAGGCAATCCCTGATTCCAGGTTCTTACCAT GCCGGTGATGGAAGTAGTGGAACCAAGTTGGAAAAACTAGGTGGAAAGATAGAGATGAAGAAGATTGATTTTGCATATCCAAGCCGGCCGGAGACCCTAATACTTCGGCAGTTCTGCTTGGAGGTGAAGCCAGGCACTAGCGTTGGACTAGTAGGAAAAAGTGGATGTGGAAAATCAACCGTGATTGGGTTGATTCAAAGATTCTACGATGTCGAGAAGGGGTCAGTAAGAGTAGATGGAGTGGACATAAGGGAACTAGACATCCAATGGTTCAGGAAGCGCACGGCTCTTGTTAGTCAAGAACCCGTGTTATATTCAGGAAGCATCCGGGAAAACATCATGTTCGGGAAGCTTGATGCGTCCGAGAATGAGGTGGTGGAGGCTGCAAGAGCAGCGAATGCTCACGAGTTTATCTC ATCACTCAAAGAAGGGTATGAAACTGAATGCGGTGAAAGAGGAGTGCAGCTATCGGGAGGGCAAAAGCAAAGAATAGCAATAGCAAGAGCTATACTTCGCAACCCAACCATCCTATTACTAGACGAGGCAACAAGCGCTCTCGATGTGCAATCTGAGCAGGTTGTGCAAGAAGCACTGGACCGAATCATGGTTAGAAGGACGACAATTGTGGTAGCTCATCGGCTTAACACTATAAAGAATCTAGATTCCATTGCCTTCGTCGCCGATGGAAAGGTGGTGGAGCGAGGAACCTACGCTCAACTAAAGAACAAGAGAGGTGCCTTCTTTGACTTGGCTAGTCTTCAGACTTAG
- the LOC7488940 gene encoding putative ABC transporter B family member 8 isoform X2, producing the protein MKASFGTLDTDATPLRKTKGYCWSKTSERQVLKIRYKYLEAILRQEVGFYDSQEATTSEIINSISNDTSLVQEVLSEKVPIFLMHASVFFSGLAFATYFSWRLSLVAFPTLLLLIIPGMIYGKYLLYLSKKARTEYGKANSIVERALSSIKTIYSFTAEKRIIDRYSAILDRTTKLGIKQGIAKGLAVGSTGLSFAIWAFLAWYGSHLVMYKGESGGRIYAAGISFILSGLSLGIALPDLKYFTEASVAATRIFKRIDRVPEIDSEDTKGRVLDKIQGQIVFQNVSFTYPCRPDAVVLKDFNLKVEAGKTVALVGASGSGKSTAIALLQRFYDVDSGIVKIDGVDLRTLNLKWIRGQMGLVSQDHALFGTSIKENIMFGKLDATMDEIMAAAMAANAHNFIRQLPEGYETKVGERGALLSGGQKQRIAIARAIIKNPVILLLDEATSALDSESETLVQNALDQASMGRTTLVVAHKLSTVRNADLIAVVDNGSIIEIGSHNDLINIQNGHYAKLAKLQRQFSCDEQEQNPEIRFSSVTSSAARQSTGKSSPTIFASPLPVDDSPKPVHIPAPSFSRLLSLNAPEWKQGLMGSISAITFGAVQPVYALTVGGMIAALFAPNHDEVRDRIRLYSLIFCSLSLFSIIINLVQHYNFAYMGERLTKRIRLRMLEKILGFETAWFDEEENSSGALCLRLSAEASMVKTLIADRVCLLVQTTSAVTIAMIMGLVVAWKLAIVMIAVQPLTILCFYTKKILLSSISTNFVKAQNRSTQIAVEAVYNHRIVTSFASVGKVLQLFDEAQEEPRKEGRKKSWLAGIGMGSAQCLTFMSWALDFWFGGTLVEKGEISAGDVFKTFFILVSTGKVIAEAGSMTSDLSKGSTAVASVFKILDRQSLIPGSYHAGDGSSGTKLEKLGGKIEMKKIDFAYPSRPETLILRQFCLEVKPGTSVGLVGKSGCGKSTVIGLIQRFYDVEKGSVRVDGVDIRELDIQWFRKRTALVSQEPVLYSGSIRENIMFGKLDASENEVVEAARAANAHEFISSLKEGYETECGERGVQLSGGQKQRIAIARAILRNPTILLLDEATSALDVQSEQVVQEALDRIMVRRTTIVVAHRLNTIKNLDSIAFVADGKVVERGTYAQLKNKRGAFFDLASLQT; encoded by the exons ATGAAAGCATCTTTTGGAACCCTAGATACTGACGCTACCCCATTAAGAAAAACAA AGGGTTACTGTTGGAGTAAAACGAGCGAGAGACAGGTTTTGAAGATCCGATACAAGTATTTGGAAGCTATACTTCGACAAGAAGTTGGGTTCTATGATTCACAGGAAGCAACTACTTCAGAGATCATCAACAGCATATCAAACGATACTTCTCTCGTACAAGAAGTACTAAGTGAAAAG GTGCCCATATTTTTGATGCACGCGTCTGTATTCTTCTCGGGACTTGCCTTTGCCACATACTTTTCATGGAGACTGTCTTTAGTAGCCTTCccaactcttcttcttctaatcATCCCTGGAATGATATACGGAAAATACCTTCTCTACTTGTCAAAGAAAGCTCGGACGGAGTATGGCAAAGCAAACTCCATCGTGGAGCGGGCATTAAGTTCCATCAAGACTATTTATTCATTCACTGCCGAGAAGAGAATCATCGATAGGTATTCAGCAATATTGGATAGAACAACAAAATTGGGAATCAAGCAGGGTATAGCCAAAGGTCTTGCTGTTGGGAGTACAGGGCTTTCTTTTGCAATATGGGCTTTCCTTGCTTGGTATGGAAGTCATTTGGTCATGTACAAAGGAGAAAGTGGAGGGAGGATCTATGCTGCTGGCATTTCCTTCATATTGAGTGGACT ATCCCTTGGAATTGCACTTCCTGATCTGAAGTACTTCACAGAAGCTTCTGTTGCTGCTACACGGATATTCAAAAGGATTGATAGAGTTCCAGAAATCGATAGCGAAGACACAAAAGGACGTGTATTAGACAAAATCCAAGGCCAAATTGTATTCCAGAATGTCAGTTTCACATACCCTTGTCGTCCAGATGCCGTTGTTCTCAAAGATTTCAACCTGAAAGTTGAGGCAGGAAAAACAGTAGCTCTTGTTGGAGCAAGTGGGAGTGGAAAGTCCACAGCAATTGCGTTACTCCAGCGTTTCTATGATGTTGATAGTGGCATTGTCAAGATTGATGGTGTTGATCTAAGAACATTGAATTTGAAATGGATAAGAGGACAAATGGGTCTTGTTAGTCAAGACCATGCTTTGTTTGGGACTTCAATAAAAGAGAATATCATGTTTGGGAAGCTTGATGCCACCATGGATGAAATCATGGCTGCGGCTATGGCTGCAAATGCTCACAACTTTATAAGGCAGCTTCCAGAGGGGTATGAAACAAAG GTTGGTGAAAGAGGAGCACTCCTATCTGGGGGACAAAAGCAGCGAATTGCCATTGCTAGAGCAATAATCAAGAACCCTGTGATTCTCCTACTTGATGAAGCAACCAGTGCTCTTGACTCTGAATCAGAAACACTGGTCCAAAATGCACTTGATCAAGCCTCCATGGGAAGAACTACACTG GTTGTTGCACACAAGCTCTCTACAGTTCGAAATGCAGACCTCATTGCAGTCGTTGACAATGGTAGCATCATTGAAATAGGTTCCCACAATGATCTCATCAACATACAAAATGGCCACTATGCCAAACTGGCAAAGTTACAGAGACAATTCAGCTGTGATGAGCAAGAACAAAATCCTGAAATTCGCTTTTCTTCAGTTACTAGTAGTGCTGCTAGGCAAAGTACAGGAAAATCAAGTCCAACCATCTTTGCTTCACCATTGCCTGTTGATGATAGCCCAAAACCAGTGCACATCCCCGCGCCTTCCTTCTCTCGGCTTCTTTCTTTAAATGCCCCTGAATGGAAGCAAGGCCTGATGGGAAGTATTTCAGCTATAACATTTGGTGCTGTGCAACCTGTCTATGCGTTAACCGTTGGTGGAATGATTGCAGCTCTCTTTGCACCAAACCATGATGAAGTGCGTGACCGAATACGTTTATACTCTTTAATATTCTGTTCTCTTTCCTTGTTCTCCATCATTATAAACCTTGTGCAACACTACAATTTTGCATACATGGGTGAGAGGCTAACCAAGAGAATTCGATTGAGAATGCTAGAGAAGATCTTGGGTTTTGAGACAGCTTGGTTTGATGAAGAGGAAAACTCTAGCGGGGCTTTATGTCTAAGATTGAGCGCTGAAGCCTCCATGGTTAAAACCCTTATCGCAGACAGAGTTTGTTTATTAGTTCAAACCACTTCTGCAGTTACTATAGCAATGATAATGGGGCTAGTCGTGGCTTGGAAGCTTGCAATTGTTATGATAGCGGTGCAACCCCTCACCATTCTGTGTTTCTACACGAAGAAAATTTTGCTGTCTAGTATTTCAACAAATTTTGTCAAGGCACAAAATCGAAGCACTCAAATTGCAGTGGAAGCGGTCTATAATCATAGAATTGTGACATCATTTGCGAGTGTGGGAAAGGTACTTCAACTTTTTGACGAGGCTCAGGAGGAACCAAGGAAGGAGGGCAGGAAAAAGTCGTGGCTAGCAGGAATTGGCATGGGATCTGCTCAGTGCCTAACTTTCATGTCATGGGCTCTAGACTTCTGGTTTGGAGGTACTCTAGTGGAAAAGGGAGAGATATCGGCAGGAGATGTGTTCAAgacatttttcattttagtgaGCACCGGGAAGGTTATAGCTGAGGCAGGGAGCATGACTTCAGATTTATCCAAAGGTTCAACAGCAGTGGCTTCTGTGTTCAAGATTCTGGACAGGCAATCCCTGATTCCAGGTTCTTACCAT GCCGGTGATGGAAGTAGTGGAACCAAGTTGGAAAAACTAGGTGGAAAGATAGAGATGAAGAAGATTGATTTTGCATATCCAAGCCGGCCGGAGACCCTAATACTTCGGCAGTTCTGCTTGGAGGTGAAGCCAGGCACTAGCGTTGGACTAGTAGGAAAAAGTGGATGTGGAAAATCAACCGTGATTGGGTTGATTCAAAGATTCTACGATGTCGAGAAGGGGTCAGTAAGAGTAGATGGAGTGGACATAAGGGAACTAGACATCCAATGGTTCAGGAAGCGCACGGCTCTTGTTAGTCAAGAACCCGTGTTATATTCAGGAAGCATCCGGGAAAACATCATGTTCGGGAAGCTTGATGCGTCCGAGAATGAGGTGGTGGAGGCTGCAAGAGCAGCGAATGCTCACGAGTTTATCTC ATCACTCAAAGAAGGGTATGAAACTGAATGCGGTGAAAGAGGAGTGCAGCTATCGGGAGGGCAAAAGCAAAGAATAGCAATAGCAAGAGCTATACTTCGCAACCCAACCATCCTATTACTAGACGAGGCAACAAGCGCTCTCGATGTGCAATCTGAGCAGGTTGTGCAAGAAGCACTGGACCGAATCATGGTTAGAAGGACGACAATTGTGGTAGCTCATCGGCTTAACACTATAAAGAATCTAGATTCCATTGCCTTCGTCGCCGATGGAAAGGTGGTGGAGCGAGGAACCTACGCTCAACTAAAGAACAAGAGAGGTGCCTTCTTTGACTTGGCTAGTCTTCAGACTTAG
- the LOC7488940 gene encoding putative ABC transporter B family member 8 isoform X3: MVMAFMEGYCWSKTSERQVLKIRYKYLEAILRQEVGFYDSQEATTSEIINSISNDTSLVQEVLSEKVPIFLMHASVFFSGLAFATYFSWRLSLVAFPTLLLLIIPGMIYGKYLLYLSKKARTEYGKANSIVERALSSIKTIYSFTAEKRIIDRYSAILDRTTKLGIKQGIAKGLAVGSTGLSFAIWAFLAWYGSHLVMYKGESGGRIYAAGISFILSGLSLGIALPDLKYFTEASVAATRIFKRIDRVPEIDSEDTKGRVLDKIQGQIVFQNVSFTYPCRPDAVVLKDFNLKVEAGKTVALVGASGSGKSTAIALLQRFYDVDSGIVKIDGVDLRTLNLKWIRGQMGLVSQDHALFGTSIKENIMFGKLDATMDEIMAAAMAANAHNFIRQLPEGYETKVGERGALLSGGQKQRIAIARAIIKNPVILLLDEATSALDSESETLVQNALDQASMGRTTLVVAHKLSTVRNADLIAVVDNGSIIEIGSHNDLINIQNGHYAKLAKLQRQFSCDEQEQNPEIRFSSVTSSAARQSTGKSSPTIFASPLPVDDSPKPVHIPAPSFSRLLSLNAPEWKQGLMGSISAITFGAVQPVYALTVGGMIAALFAPNHDEVRDRIRLYSLIFCSLSLFSIIINLVQHYNFAYMGERLTKRIRLRMLEKILGFETAWFDEEENSSGALCLRLSAEASMVKTLIADRVCLLVQTTSAVTIAMIMGLVVAWKLAIVMIAVQPLTILCFYTKKILLSSISTNFVKAQNRSTQIAVEAVYNHRIVTSFASVGKVLQLFDEAQEEPRKEGRKKSWLAGIGMGSAQCLTFMSWALDFWFGGTLVEKGEISAGDVFKTFFILVSTGKVIAEAGSMTSDLSKGSTAVASVFKILDRQSLIPGSYHAGDGSSGTKLEKLGGKIEMKKIDFAYPSRPETLILRQFCLEVKPGTSVGLVGKSGCGKSTVIGLIQRFYDVEKGSVRVDGVDIRELDIQWFRKRTALVSQEPVLYSGSIRENIMFGKLDASENEVVEAARAANAHEFISSLKEGYETECGERGVQLSGGQKQRIAIARAILRNPTILLLDEATSALDVQSEQVVQEALDRIMVRRTTIVVAHRLNTIKNLDSIAFVADGKVVERGTYAQLKNKRGAFFDLASLQT; encoded by the exons ATGGTGATGGCTTTTATGG AGGGTTACTGTTGGAGTAAAACGAGCGAGAGACAGGTTTTGAAGATCCGATACAAGTATTTGGAAGCTATACTTCGACAAGAAGTTGGGTTCTATGATTCACAGGAAGCAACTACTTCAGAGATCATCAACAGCATATCAAACGATACTTCTCTCGTACAAGAAGTACTAAGTGAAAAG GTGCCCATATTTTTGATGCACGCGTCTGTATTCTTCTCGGGACTTGCCTTTGCCACATACTTTTCATGGAGACTGTCTTTAGTAGCCTTCccaactcttcttcttctaatcATCCCTGGAATGATATACGGAAAATACCTTCTCTACTTGTCAAAGAAAGCTCGGACGGAGTATGGCAAAGCAAACTCCATCGTGGAGCGGGCATTAAGTTCCATCAAGACTATTTATTCATTCACTGCCGAGAAGAGAATCATCGATAGGTATTCAGCAATATTGGATAGAACAACAAAATTGGGAATCAAGCAGGGTATAGCCAAAGGTCTTGCTGTTGGGAGTACAGGGCTTTCTTTTGCAATATGGGCTTTCCTTGCTTGGTATGGAAGTCATTTGGTCATGTACAAAGGAGAAAGTGGAGGGAGGATCTATGCTGCTGGCATTTCCTTCATATTGAGTGGACT ATCCCTTGGAATTGCACTTCCTGATCTGAAGTACTTCACAGAAGCTTCTGTTGCTGCTACACGGATATTCAAAAGGATTGATAGAGTTCCAGAAATCGATAGCGAAGACACAAAAGGACGTGTATTAGACAAAATCCAAGGCCAAATTGTATTCCAGAATGTCAGTTTCACATACCCTTGTCGTCCAGATGCCGTTGTTCTCAAAGATTTCAACCTGAAAGTTGAGGCAGGAAAAACAGTAGCTCTTGTTGGAGCAAGTGGGAGTGGAAAGTCCACAGCAATTGCGTTACTCCAGCGTTTCTATGATGTTGATAGTGGCATTGTCAAGATTGATGGTGTTGATCTAAGAACATTGAATTTGAAATGGATAAGAGGACAAATGGGTCTTGTTAGTCAAGACCATGCTTTGTTTGGGACTTCAATAAAAGAGAATATCATGTTTGGGAAGCTTGATGCCACCATGGATGAAATCATGGCTGCGGCTATGGCTGCAAATGCTCACAACTTTATAAGGCAGCTTCCAGAGGGGTATGAAACAAAG GTTGGTGAAAGAGGAGCACTCCTATCTGGGGGACAAAAGCAGCGAATTGCCATTGCTAGAGCAATAATCAAGAACCCTGTGATTCTCCTACTTGATGAAGCAACCAGTGCTCTTGACTCTGAATCAGAAACACTGGTCCAAAATGCACTTGATCAAGCCTCCATGGGAAGAACTACACTG GTTGTTGCACACAAGCTCTCTACAGTTCGAAATGCAGACCTCATTGCAGTCGTTGACAATGGTAGCATCATTGAAATAGGTTCCCACAATGATCTCATCAACATACAAAATGGCCACTATGCCAAACTGGCAAAGTTACAGAGACAATTCAGCTGTGATGAGCAAGAACAAAATCCTGAAATTCGCTTTTCTTCAGTTACTAGTAGTGCTGCTAGGCAAAGTACAGGAAAATCAAGTCCAACCATCTTTGCTTCACCATTGCCTGTTGATGATAGCCCAAAACCAGTGCACATCCCCGCGCCTTCCTTCTCTCGGCTTCTTTCTTTAAATGCCCCTGAATGGAAGCAAGGCCTGATGGGAAGTATTTCAGCTATAACATTTGGTGCTGTGCAACCTGTCTATGCGTTAACCGTTGGTGGAATGATTGCAGCTCTCTTTGCACCAAACCATGATGAAGTGCGTGACCGAATACGTTTATACTCTTTAATATTCTGTTCTCTTTCCTTGTTCTCCATCATTATAAACCTTGTGCAACACTACAATTTTGCATACATGGGTGAGAGGCTAACCAAGAGAATTCGATTGAGAATGCTAGAGAAGATCTTGGGTTTTGAGACAGCTTGGTTTGATGAAGAGGAAAACTCTAGCGGGGCTTTATGTCTAAGATTGAGCGCTGAAGCCTCCATGGTTAAAACCCTTATCGCAGACAGAGTTTGTTTATTAGTTCAAACCACTTCTGCAGTTACTATAGCAATGATAATGGGGCTAGTCGTGGCTTGGAAGCTTGCAATTGTTATGATAGCGGTGCAACCCCTCACCATTCTGTGTTTCTACACGAAGAAAATTTTGCTGTCTAGTATTTCAACAAATTTTGTCAAGGCACAAAATCGAAGCACTCAAATTGCAGTGGAAGCGGTCTATAATCATAGAATTGTGACATCATTTGCGAGTGTGGGAAAGGTACTTCAACTTTTTGACGAGGCTCAGGAGGAACCAAGGAAGGAGGGCAGGAAAAAGTCGTGGCTAGCAGGAATTGGCATGGGATCTGCTCAGTGCCTAACTTTCATGTCATGGGCTCTAGACTTCTGGTTTGGAGGTACTCTAGTGGAAAAGGGAGAGATATCGGCAGGAGATGTGTTCAAgacatttttcattttagtgaGCACCGGGAAGGTTATAGCTGAGGCAGGGAGCATGACTTCAGATTTATCCAAAGGTTCAACAGCAGTGGCTTCTGTGTTCAAGATTCTGGACAGGCAATCCCTGATTCCAGGTTCTTACCAT GCCGGTGATGGAAGTAGTGGAACCAAGTTGGAAAAACTAGGTGGAAAGATAGAGATGAAGAAGATTGATTTTGCATATCCAAGCCGGCCGGAGACCCTAATACTTCGGCAGTTCTGCTTGGAGGTGAAGCCAGGCACTAGCGTTGGACTAGTAGGAAAAAGTGGATGTGGAAAATCAACCGTGATTGGGTTGATTCAAAGATTCTACGATGTCGAGAAGGGGTCAGTAAGAGTAGATGGAGTGGACATAAGGGAACTAGACATCCAATGGTTCAGGAAGCGCACGGCTCTTGTTAGTCAAGAACCCGTGTTATATTCAGGAAGCATCCGGGAAAACATCATGTTCGGGAAGCTTGATGCGTCCGAGAATGAGGTGGTGGAGGCTGCAAGAGCAGCGAATGCTCACGAGTTTATCTC ATCACTCAAAGAAGGGTATGAAACTGAATGCGGTGAAAGAGGAGTGCAGCTATCGGGAGGGCAAAAGCAAAGAATAGCAATAGCAAGAGCTATACTTCGCAACCCAACCATCCTATTACTAGACGAGGCAACAAGCGCTCTCGATGTGCAATCTGAGCAGGTTGTGCAAGAAGCACTGGACCGAATCATGGTTAGAAGGACGACAATTGTGGTAGCTCATCGGCTTAACACTATAAAGAATCTAGATTCCATTGCCTTCGTCGCCGATGGAAAGGTGGTGGAGCGAGGAACCTACGCTCAACTAAAGAACAAGAGAGGTGCCTTCTTTGACTTGGCTAGTCTTCAGACTTAG